In Marinobacter salsuginis, one DNA window encodes the following:
- a CDS encoding YbeD family protein, with amino-acid sequence MSQPKAPKIEFPCDYVIKVIGNAAPDFTEFVVEVVEQHAPGISETDITVNDSSKGRFSSVQLKIVATGEAQLKALFKDLKASGRVHMVL; translated from the coding sequence ATGAGTCAGCCGAAAGCACCAAAAATTGAGTTTCCTTGCGACTACGTGATCAAGGTGATCGGCAATGCAGCGCCGGATTTCACCGAGTTCGTGGTTGAGGTTGTGGAGCAGCATGCGCCCGGGATCAGCGAAACCGACATCACGGTTAACGACAGCAGCAAGGGCCGGTTTTCCTCGGTCCAGCTCAAGATTGTGGCAACGGGTGAAGCACAGCTCAAAGCCCTGTTCAAAGATCTCAAGGCCAGCGGCCGCGTGCACATGGTGCTCTGA
- a CDS encoding D-alanyl-D-alanine carboxypeptidase family protein, producing MALNSVFRTLSIVFVLMLALTGKAMSQAVLIPSPPQIAGSSYVLMDPKSGRIIMEENSHERLPPASLTKMMTAYIVERELDEGRIAMSDMVPISVNAWKTEGSRTFVREGTQVSVEDLLRGVIIQSGNDASVALAEFVAGSEDAFVDIMNQQAQLLGMKDTNFENATGLPSPDHFSTAYDLAMLAQAIINDYPENYPLYAEKHFTYNNIRQPNRNSLLWRDDSVDGLKTGHTEEAGYCLVASAKRNDTRLIAVVMGTNSSEARAQEIQKMLNYGFRYYESERLFQSGQELIEARVWGGQTDQLSVGMTEDVYVTIPRGSRNDLESTVDLDSVIKAPIKVGDELGRVKVSYNGEVLVDQPVLALTEVPEGGFFKRIWDAIKLFFVQLFQ from the coding sequence ATGGCCTTAAACTCTGTTTTTCGAACCCTATCTATTGTCTTTGTGTTGATGCTTGCTCTGACAGGCAAGGCGATGTCCCAGGCGGTACTGATTCCGTCGCCGCCGCAGATTGCTGGCAGCTCTTATGTGCTGATGGATCCCAAGAGCGGACGGATCATCATGGAGGAGAACAGCCACGAGCGTTTGCCGCCCGCCAGTCTGACCAAAATGATGACCGCGTATATCGTTGAGCGGGAGCTTGATGAGGGCCGGATTGCCATGTCCGACATGGTGCCGATCAGCGTGAATGCCTGGAAAACCGAGGGGTCCCGAACCTTCGTCCGGGAAGGCACTCAGGTGTCGGTTGAGGATCTGCTCAGGGGGGTGATCATTCAGTCGGGCAACGATGCCTCAGTCGCCCTTGCGGAATTTGTTGCTGGTAGCGAAGACGCCTTCGTTGATATCATGAACCAGCAGGCCCAGTTGCTGGGCATGAAAGACACCAACTTTGAAAACGCTACCGGTCTGCCGTCGCCGGATCATTTTTCAACGGCCTATGACCTGGCCATGCTGGCGCAGGCAATCATCAATGATTACCCGGAAAACTATCCGCTGTACGCTGAAAAGCACTTCACCTATAACAATATCCGCCAACCGAACCGGAACAGCCTGCTCTGGCGTGATGACAGCGTCGATGGTCTGAAGACCGGTCACACCGAGGAAGCTGGCTACTGTCTGGTTGCTTCGGCCAAGCGCAACGACACCCGCCTTATTGCGGTCGTCATGGGTACCAACAGCTCAGAAGCTCGGGCTCAGGAAATCCAGAAGATGCTGAATTACGGCTTCCGCTACTACGAGAGCGAACGCCTGTTCCAGTCCGGCCAGGAGCTGATTGAAGCCCGTGTCTGGGGTGGCCAGACTGACCAACTGTCAGTAGGCATGACCGAAGACGTCTATGTCACCATTCCTCGGGGTTCAAGAAACGATCTGGAGTCCACGGTTGACCTTGATTCTGTGATCAAAGCACCCATCAAGGTCGGGGATGAGCTGGGACGGGTCAAGGTGTCCTATAACGGTGAGGTACTGGTTGATCAGCCGGTGCTGGCCCTGACCGAAGTTCCGGAGGGCGGATTCTTCAAGCGCATCTGGGATGCCATCAAGCTCTTTTTCGTTCAGTTATTTCAGTAG
- a CDS encoding septal ring lytic transglycosylase RlpA family protein: protein MNFKPSFFLLLTVVVSVILGGCASAPETDHSSRYTLATDRAPSGNFDVSGLDDAVPVYEAPRRAGNKSPYKVWGKQYHVLDSNDGYVARGTASWYGEKFHGHKTSNGETFDMYAMSAAHKSLRIPGFARVTNLDNGRSVIVRVNDRGPFHSDRIIDLSYAAAKKLGYQARGTARVEVAAITVRPDGSMFIAGQPFSPGDATTYAESRVKASGDMAMSNRSLFVQLGSFSSRDPAEKLLSQVRSVLENPMRVRAVDTSSGRFHRVQVGPFSDEDSARRTQSLLEARGFDQSIVLTDTH from the coding sequence GTGAACTTCAAGCCATCATTCTTTCTCCTGCTGACGGTTGTGGTGTCCGTGATACTCGGCGGCTGCGCGTCAGCTCCGGAAACCGACCACTCCTCTCGCTATACCCTGGCGACCGACAGGGCGCCCTCGGGCAATTTTGATGTCTCCGGGCTTGATGATGCGGTCCCGGTTTATGAGGCGCCCCGCAGGGCCGGTAATAAATCGCCCTACAAGGTCTGGGGAAAGCAGTATCACGTCCTTGACAGCAACGACGGTTATGTTGCCCGGGGTACGGCCAGCTGGTACGGCGAAAAATTCCATGGCCACAAGACGTCCAATGGCGAAACCTTTGACATGTATGCCATGTCCGCCGCGCACAAATCCCTGCGGATTCCTGGTTTTGCCCGGGTAACGAATCTGGATAATGGCCGCTCGGTGATCGTCCGTGTCAACGATCGTGGGCCTTTTCACAGCGACAGAATCATCGATCTGTCCTACGCTGCCGCTAAAAAGCTGGGCTACCAGGCCCGGGGCACGGCGAGGGTGGAAGTCGCCGCCATTACGGTCAGGCCGGATGGATCCATGTTCATTGCCGGTCAGCCCTTTTCTCCGGGAGACGCGACCACATACGCAGAAAGCCGGGTGAAGGCAAGCGGCGACATGGCAATGAGCAACCGGTCATTGTTTGTACAGCTGGGCTCCTTCAGCAGCCGGGACCCGGCCGAGAAGCTGCTCAGCCAGGTAAGGTCGGTGCTGGAAAACCCGATGCGTGTTCGGGCTGTTGATACCTCCTCGGGGCGATTTCACCGGGTTCAGGTGGGCCCGTTCAGCGATGAAGACAGCGCCAGGCGCACCCAGAGCCTCCTGGAAGCTCGGGGTTTCGATCAGTCCATCGTGCTGACCGATACGCACTGA
- the rodA gene encoding rod shape-determining protein RodA translates to MAFKALLDSTASNPLGRHRSIWTALHLDPILLLLLLLLVSGGLFVLYSGADRNFEVVKAQGIRLGVAFVVMLVFAQLDPSVFRRWAPWLYAAGIVALIAVMLVGVGAKGAQRWLAIPGLPRFQPSELMKLVVPMMAAWYLSRHFLPPRFRHVAVGLAIVLVPMIMIMQQPDLGTSLLVGMAGIFVVFFAGISWKLITAFVALVSVSAPLMWFFVMREYQKQRVLTLLDPQSDPLGAGWNIIQSKTAIGSGGVDGKGWLQGTQSHLEFLPESHTDFIVAVLAEEFGFVGMLILMTVYFLIILRCLYIAVTAQDSFSRLLAGALTMTFFIYIFVNVGMVSGLLPVVGVPLPLISYGGTSGVTLMAAFGVLMSIHTHRRMIGA, encoded by the coding sequence ATGGCTTTCAAGGCGTTACTGGATTCAACCGCGAGCAATCCACTTGGCCGGCACCGAAGTATCTGGACCGCGCTGCATCTGGATCCAATTCTTTTGCTCCTGCTGCTTCTGCTGGTTTCCGGCGGGCTGTTCGTTCTGTACAGCGGCGCTGACCGGAACTTCGAAGTCGTCAAGGCCCAGGGCATACGCCTGGGTGTCGCGTTTGTGGTGATGCTGGTGTTTGCCCAGCTGGATCCTTCGGTGTTCCGCCGATGGGCGCCCTGGCTATACGCAGCCGGCATTGTTGCATTGATTGCCGTCATGCTGGTTGGTGTCGGTGCCAAGGGCGCTCAGCGTTGGCTGGCGATACCGGGGCTGCCTCGTTTCCAGCCCTCGGAGCTTATGAAACTGGTGGTTCCCATGATGGCGGCCTGGTACCTGTCCAGGCATTTCCTGCCACCGAGGTTCCGGCATGTGGCTGTGGGGCTCGCGATCGTTCTTGTGCCCATGATCATGATCATGCAGCAGCCGGATCTGGGGACGTCGCTGCTGGTGGGCATGGCGGGCATTTTCGTGGTGTTTTTCGCAGGCATCAGCTGGAAACTGATCACCGCTTTTGTGGCCCTGGTGTCCGTGTCGGCTCCGCTGATGTGGTTTTTCGTCATGAGGGAATATCAGAAACAACGGGTACTGACACTCCTCGATCCGCAAAGTGACCCCCTGGGTGCTGGCTGGAACATCATCCAGTCCAAGACGGCGATTGGTTCCGGGGGTGTGGACGGGAAAGGCTGGCTGCAAGGGACTCAGTCACACCTTGAGTTTCTTCCGGAGAGCCATACCGATTTTATCGTTGCGGTGCTGGCGGAGGAATTCGGTTTTGTAGGTATGCTGATCCTGATGACGGTGTATTTCCTGATTATCCTTCGTTGCCTGTACATTGCCGTCACGGCTCAGGACTCGTTCAGTCGGCTGCTGGCCGGTGCGCTCACCATGACGTTCTTTATCTACATCTTCGTGAATGTCGGGATGGTAAGCGGACTTTTGCCCGTGGTTGGTGTGCCATTGCCCCTGATCAGCTATGGTGGCACTTCGGGTGTGACACTGATGGCAGCGTTTGGCGTTCTGATGTCGATCCATACGCATCGACGAATGATTGGTGCCTGA
- the mrdA gene encoding penicillin-binding protein 2, with product MPWGEFKDTAAERRLFQRRTLVMLAFVMLAIGGLIARMYQLQVVEHEVYTTLSDKNRVQVQSVPPPRGLVYDRNDTLLAENRPVFSVTLVPERVQGMDDTLAQLGKILEISDEDRERFQRRLQEPRRPFQEIPLRYDLNEQEMARLAVHRHELPGVEVKAELVRFYPHSELTAHALGFVGRINRDELQRIDPVNYAGTNYIGKSGIERFYEEILHGQVGYQHVETNARGRTLRVLERENPVPGEDLQLHLDLRLQQRAHELLDGRRGAIIAIEPDTGGILALASVPGFDANKFVTGISVNDYRELSDSKDKPLFNRALRGQYPPGSTVKPMLAVAALDSGATTRDYTIWDPGHFRLREGGRLWRDWKRTGHGWVDLKDAVAESCDVYFYEVAVEMGVDTMHSYLSHFGFGEDATLDVSGALSGLLPSRDWKRAVRNEPWYPGDSVNMGIGQGFMLATPLQLATATALIANRGRWVEPRLLKDIKGDRPVEEFLPAETHEPLNLKNSDDWEYVVDTMVEVMHGPKGTARSVGRGASYKMAGKTGTAQVFSLAEDEEYDEEEIRERLRDHALFVGFAPADKPEIAVAVIVENGGSGSGTAAPVARALFDSWLLEYNQADGALVSGVGEVAN from the coding sequence ATGCCATGGGGTGAATTCAAGGATACAGCGGCAGAACGCCGGCTCTTCCAGCGCCGGACCCTGGTAATGCTGGCTTTTGTAATGCTGGCGATTGGCGGCCTTATTGCGCGGATGTACCAGCTTCAGGTCGTCGAACACGAGGTATACACCACCCTTTCGGACAAAAACCGCGTCCAGGTTCAGTCAGTGCCACCCCCGCGGGGGCTGGTGTACGATCGTAATGACACCCTGCTAGCCGAGAACCGGCCCGTTTTCAGCGTAACGCTCGTTCCTGAGCGGGTGCAGGGCATGGATGATACCCTGGCTCAGCTTGGCAAAATCCTGGAGATTTCCGACGAAGACCGCGAACGTTTCCAGCGCCGGCTTCAGGAACCCCGTCGACCCTTCCAGGAAATTCCCCTCCGCTACGACCTGAATGAACAGGAGATGGCCCGTCTCGCTGTGCATCGTCATGAGCTTCCTGGGGTAGAGGTCAAGGCTGAGCTTGTTCGTTTCTACCCGCACAGTGAATTGACGGCCCATGCCCTTGGCTTTGTCGGGCGTATCAACCGCGACGAGTTGCAGCGGATCGATCCGGTCAACTATGCCGGCACCAACTACATCGGCAAGTCGGGCATCGAACGTTTCTATGAAGAGATCCTTCACGGTCAGGTCGGCTACCAGCACGTTGAAACCAACGCACGGGGTCGAACGCTGCGAGTTCTGGAGCGGGAAAACCCTGTGCCTGGAGAAGATCTGCAGCTGCACCTGGATCTAAGGTTGCAACAGCGCGCTCACGAGCTATTGGACGGTCGCAGGGGTGCCATTATTGCGATTGAACCTGATACCGGTGGCATTCTTGCCCTGGCCAGTGTGCCGGGTTTCGACGCCAATAAATTCGTTACCGGGATCAGCGTCAACGACTATCGGGAGCTGAGCGACAGTAAGGACAAGCCCCTGTTCAATCGGGCCTTGCGGGGGCAGTACCCTCCGGGTTCGACGGTGAAACCTATGCTCGCAGTAGCCGCCCTTGATAGCGGGGCCACCACCCGGGATTACACCATCTGGGATCCCGGGCATTTCCGTCTGCGTGAAGGCGGCCGGCTATGGCGGGACTGGAAGCGTACCGGACATGGCTGGGTTGATCTGAAGGATGCGGTGGCCGAATCCTGCGACGTTTATTTCTACGAGGTGGCCGTGGAGATGGGGGTGGATACCATGCACAGTTATCTGTCCCATTTCGGTTTCGGAGAAGACGCTACTCTCGATGTCTCGGGTGCCCTGAGCGGTTTGCTGCCTTCCCGGGACTGGAAACGCGCGGTCCGGAATGAGCCCTGGTATCCGGGGGATTCCGTCAATATGGGCATCGGTCAGGGTTTCATGCTGGCTACACCCTTGCAGTTGGCGACGGCAACCGCCTTGATAGCCAACCGTGGCCGATGGGTAGAGCCAAGGCTGCTGAAAGACATCAAAGGGGACCGGCCAGTCGAGGAATTCCTGCCTGCCGAGACTCACGAACCGCTCAATCTCAAGAACTCCGACGACTGGGAATATGTCGTCGACACCATGGTTGAGGTCATGCATGGGCCGAAAGGAACGGCACGCTCTGTCGGCCGGGGTGCGTCTTACAAGATGGCGGGCAAGACTGGTACAGCGCAGGTTTTCAGTCTTGCAGAAGATGAAGAATACGATGAAGAGGAAATCCGCGAGCGGCTCCGGGATCACGCGCTTTTTGTCGGTTTTGCGCCGGCGGATAAACCGGAAATCGCGGTTGCTGTCATTGTCGAAAACGGGGGCAGCGGCAGTGGTACCGCCGCGCCGGTGGCCCGGGCTCTGTTTGATTCCTGGCTGCTTGAGTACAACCAGGCCGATGGCGCACTGGTCAGTGGGGTTGGTGAGGTGGCCAACTGA
- the rlmH gene encoding 23S rRNA (pseudouridine(1915)-N(3))-methyltransferase RlmH has translation MRLRLICVGQKMPDWVSTGFGDYARRMPPELPVELVEIPVAHRGKNPDIPRLMQRESDAILAATGPKDRVIALEVGGRPWSTEKLATQLENWQQDGRDVSFLVGGPDGLAEDCRKRADQQWSLSALTLPHPLVRIVLAEQLYRAWSITRNHPYHRA, from the coding sequence ATGCGGTTACGCCTGATCTGCGTGGGGCAGAAAATGCCCGACTGGGTCAGTACCGGATTCGGAGATTACGCTCGCCGCATGCCGCCGGAGCTACCCGTGGAACTGGTTGAAATTCCCGTCGCCCACCGGGGCAAGAATCCCGACATTCCCAGACTGATGCAGCGTGAAAGTGACGCCATCCTCGCGGCGACTGGTCCGAAAGACCGGGTGATCGCACTGGAGGTTGGCGGTCGCCCCTGGTCGACGGAAAAACTGGCGACCCAACTGGAAAACTGGCAGCAGGATGGCCGAGATGTGAGCTTTCTGGTTGGCGGACCAGACGGCCTTGCCGAAGATTGCCGGAAGCGGGCCGACCAGCAGTGGTCGCTGTCCGCGCTCACCTTGCCCCACCCGCTGGTACGCATTGTTCTGGCAGAACAGCTGTACCGGGCCTGGTCGATCACCCGCAATCACCCGTATCACCGGGCCTAG
- the rsfS gene encoding ribosome silencing factor, protein MQAEQLKDLVINALEDVKAQDISVIDVRDRTSVTDFMVLASGTSNRHVKSLADSVVIEAKEQGVRASNVEGAGVSDWILVDLGDVVVHVMMPATREFYDLERFWRDAPDLGVAGSE, encoded by the coding sequence ATGCAGGCAGAGCAACTGAAAGATCTGGTAATTAATGCGCTTGAAGATGTGAAAGCACAGGACATCAGCGTGATTGATGTCCGTGACCGCACCAGTGTCACCGACTTCATGGTTCTGGCATCCGGAACATCCAATCGACATGTAAAATCCCTCGCCGACTCCGTTGTAATCGAAGCCAAAGAGCAGGGTGTGCGGGCCAGCAATGTTGAAGGCGCTGGCGTCAGCGACTGGATCCTTGTGGACCTGGGCGATGTGGTTGTTCACGTGATGATGCCTGCCACACGGGAGTTTTACGATCTGGAGCGCTTCTGGCGCGATGCTCCCGATCTTGGTGTTGCGGGCAGCGAATAA
- the nadD gene encoding nicotinate-nucleotide adenylyltransferase — protein sequence MHVIYGGTFDPVHHGHLRLALEISDRLGVEYVSLVPCHIPPHRGQTGASSGQRLALLRLAVANEPQLRIDDRELAREGASYTADTLRQLRAELGPREPLVMVVGTDAFAGFDRWREWQQIPELAHVVVVRRPGPALDPAGEPARMLAERGVSGPEALHERAFGHFLELDPPLLDISATGIRERIGDGRSPRYLMPDPVWAEIRRLGLYGACPDGNF from the coding sequence ATGCATGTCATTTATGGTGGAACCTTCGATCCGGTGCATCATGGCCACCTGAGGCTGGCCCTTGAAATCAGTGACCGTCTTGGCGTGGAGTACGTCAGCCTGGTGCCCTGTCATATTCCGCCGCATCGGGGCCAGACCGGGGCTTCCTCTGGCCAGCGCCTGGCGCTGCTGAGGCTGGCGGTGGCCAACGAGCCCCAGTTACGGATTGACGACCGGGAACTGGCGCGGGAGGGGGCCTCCTACACGGCCGATACCCTGCGTCAGCTGCGGGCCGAGCTGGGACCCCGTGAGCCCCTGGTGATGGTGGTTGGCACCGATGCCTTTGCCGGGTTCGATCGCTGGCGGGAATGGCAGCAGATTCCGGAACTGGCCCACGTGGTGGTAGTCCGCCGGCCCGGTCCGGCGCTGGACCCCGCGGGCGAGCCTGCCCGGATGCTGGCGGAACGGGGCGTGAGCGGTCCCGAGGCCCTGCACGAGAGGGCCTTTGGCCATTTCCTCGAGCTGGATCCACCACTCTTGGATATTTCCGCCACCGGCATCCGGGAACGGATTGGTGACGGGCGGTCGCCACGCTACCTGATGCCGGATCCCGTATGGGCAGAAATTCGTCGCCTGGGGCTCTATGGTGCATGCCCCGACGGGAACTTTTAG
- a CDS encoding glutamate-5-semialdehyde dehydrogenase has protein sequence MDIAAYMAEVGQQARAAATGVARSTTAVRNQALLATAEALDAAREELGLANGKDLQRGRENGLDAAMLDRLELTPQRIDTMIEGLRQVASLPDPIGAITDMAYRPSGIQVGKMRVPLGVIGIIYESRPNVTVEAASLCLKSGNATILRGGSESIHSNQAIARCLSEGLARAGLPENAVQVIKTTDRAAVGELITMPEYVDVIVPRGGKGLIERISRDARVPVIKHLDGVCHVYIDSHADPEKAMKVAINAKTHRYGTCNTMETLLVDAEIAEDILPLLAQAFVEKGVELRGCERTRAIVDGVAEATEADWEAEYLAPVLAVRVVDGLDGAIEHINRYSSQHTDSIITENYTRARRFITEVDSSSVMVNASTRFADGFEYGLGAEIGISTDKIHARGPVGLEGLTSQKYVVFGDGHIRT, from the coding sequence ATGGATATTGCAGCGTACATGGCTGAGGTTGGGCAGCAAGCCCGAGCAGCGGCAACCGGAGTGGCTCGTTCGACCACGGCCGTGCGTAATCAGGCGCTCCTGGCGACGGCCGAGGCTCTGGATGCAGCCCGGGAAGAACTGGGCCTGGCCAATGGCAAAGACCTGCAGAGGGGCCGTGAAAATGGCCTGGATGCGGCGATGCTCGATCGTCTGGAGCTCACGCCCCAGCGAATCGATACCATGATCGAGGGCCTTCGTCAGGTCGCGTCGTTGCCGGACCCGATCGGTGCCATTACCGACATGGCCTACCGTCCCTCCGGTATCCAGGTGGGCAAGATGCGTGTTCCGCTTGGCGTCATCGGTATTATTTACGAGTCACGCCCCAATGTGACGGTCGAGGCTGCGAGTCTGTGCCTGAAATCCGGCAATGCAACCATTCTCCGGGGCGGCTCCGAGTCCATTCATTCCAACCAAGCCATCGCCCGTTGTCTTTCTGAGGGGCTGGCGAGAGCCGGGCTGCCCGAGAACGCGGTACAGGTAATCAAAACAACGGATCGCGCGGCCGTGGGTGAGTTGATCACCATGCCGGAGTATGTCGATGTGATTGTGCCCAGAGGTGGCAAAGGCCTGATCGAGCGCATCAGCCGAGATGCCCGGGTGCCGGTCATCAAGCACCTGGATGGTGTCTGTCATGTCTACATCGACAGCCATGCGGATCCGGAAAAGGCGATGAAAGTGGCGATCAATGCCAAAACCCATCGGTACGGTACCTGCAACACCATGGAAACCCTGCTGGTCGACGCCGAGATCGCTGAGGATATCCTGCCTCTGCTTGCGCAGGCCTTCGTTGAGAAAGGTGTGGAACTGCGGGGCTGTGAACGGACCCGGGCCATCGTAGACGGCGTGGCAGAAGCCACCGAGGCGGACTGGGAGGCCGAATACCTGGCTCCGGTGCTGGCGGTGCGCGTGGTTGACGGGCTGGATGGCGCTATTGAGCATATCAACCGTTACAGTTCCCAGCATACCGACAGTATCATCACCGAGAACTACACGAGGGCGCGTCGGTTCATCACGGAGGTGGATTCCAGTTCGGTGATGGTTAATGCGTCCACGCGCTTCGCGGACGGCTTTGAGTATGGTCTGGGGGCTGAAATCGGTATCTCCACTGACAAGATCCACGCCCGGGGTCCGGTGGGGCTCGAGGGGCTCACGTCCCAGAAGTACGTGGTCTTCGGTGACGGGCATATCCGGACCTGA
- a CDS encoding GGDEF domain-containing protein: protein MAQMAEKFLLSKLSRAGFAALIAIATLCALLGEPMVAAAAAAASGIVISGKTFHPSRVNQPWPRVQQAFFAILLLILLAGFWTGPWVLSHWLYALPLAAFALVPPAAAVLVTLLIAVLAMIATQWGVGLADRHQMISAFLLTMLLSALLVFLRDYKARQLAPLRRTDELTQAASREYLSADLHKEIQRSEREGTDMSVIMIGLDTHLSDNDPDEDIRSILPRIGRYLHSQIRDFDTYYRVADLQFLVILPGISTSDAITRAETIRKGLATLLESHGMNLTVSTGIAGLNIGDDANSLQQSAANALRRAQQQGGNRSQAYSSWSQPAQPGQPQAQGPAS, encoded by the coding sequence ATGGCCCAGATGGCCGAAAAATTCCTGTTAAGCAAATTGTCACGGGCAGGTTTCGCGGCCCTGATCGCCATTGCGACGCTTTGTGCCTTGCTGGGAGAGCCCATGGTTGCAGCAGCCGCAGCTGCGGCCTCAGGCATTGTAATCTCTGGCAAAACCTTCCACCCCAGCCGGGTGAATCAGCCCTGGCCCCGAGTCCAGCAGGCCTTTTTTGCCATTCTTCTGCTGATTCTTCTGGCCGGCTTCTGGACCGGCCCCTGGGTGCTTAGCCACTGGCTCTACGCACTTCCACTGGCCGCTTTCGCACTGGTTCCGCCCGCGGCCGCTGTACTGGTGACGCTGCTGATCGCTGTTCTGGCGATGATCGCGACACAATGGGGCGTTGGCCTTGCCGACCGCCACCAAATGATCAGCGCTTTTCTGCTCACCATGCTGCTCTCTGCGCTGCTGGTCTTCCTTCGCGACTACAAAGCCCGGCAACTGGCCCCGTTGCGTCGGACCGATGAACTTACCCAGGCTGCCAGCCGGGAATATCTTTCCGCTGATCTGCACAAGGAAATCCAGCGCAGCGAGCGGGAAGGTACGGACATGTCCGTTATCATGATCGGACTGGACACCCACCTCAGCGACAATGATCCCGACGAAGACATACGCTCGATACTTCCTCGCATTGGTCGCTACCTGCACTCCCAGATCCGTGACTTCGATACCTATTACCGGGTGGCCGATCTTCAGTTTCTGGTGATCCTGCCAGGCATCTCCACCAGCGACGCCATCACCCGTGCCGAGACGATCCGCAAGGGCCTGGCAACACTTCTCGAGTCCCACGGCATGAACCTCACTGTCAGCACCGGGATCGCCGGCCTGAATATCGGTGACGATGCCAACAGCCTTCAGCAAAGCGCAGCGAATGCCCTGCGCCGGGCCCAGCAGCAGGGTGGCAACCGGAGCCAGGCCTACAGTTCATGGTCGCAGCCGGCGCAACCGGGCCAACCTCAGGCACAGGGACCGGCATCATGA
- a CDS encoding GGDEF domain-containing protein codes for MTETRLRTWTHAFGYGIACLFIFTLAMQNLRYGFYELFYLASGMAVLTLAGAIYTIICRRHQLSAPGHLIILSGLNSGMLAALLTMDAPGISHWAMPLLVLNLLILPLRQGVGLSLLLLVPMTILLFLEQAPADAIAITGGLFILLAVAALYIWHYDHMAQSAEDLAITDPVTGAHNARFLDETLQKEISRAIATGHCLSVIDLSIDYADEVADLHGRDQVQGLFRDMTEHLFGVIRAGDTLYTLKDFEFFLILPFTPEEGVRVIAERIRRTIAEHHWPVVGKATVSLGCTTRGSGDTRTDTLRNRAHQAMEEARRRGTDSVWFSPGETIET; via the coding sequence ATGACAGAGACCCGACTCCGAACCTGGACCCACGCCTTCGGCTATGGCATCGCCTGCCTGTTCATTTTCACCCTGGCCATGCAGAACCTGCGTTACGGCTTCTACGAGCTTTTCTATCTGGCCTCCGGGATGGCGGTCCTGACCCTGGCTGGCGCCATTTACACCATTATCTGTCGCCGGCACCAACTGTCAGCGCCAGGGCACCTTATCATTCTCTCCGGCCTGAACAGCGGCATGCTGGCAGCACTGCTGACCATGGATGCACCCGGCATCAGCCACTGGGCAATGCCCCTGCTCGTACTGAACCTGCTGATCCTGCCGTTGCGACAGGGTGTGGGGCTCTCCCTTTTGCTATTGGTGCCCATGACGATCCTCCTGTTCCTGGAACAGGCGCCGGCTGACGCCATTGCCATTACCGGGGGGCTGTTTATTCTTCTGGCGGTCGCCGCCCTGTACATCTGGCACTACGATCATATGGCACAGTCGGCCGAGGATCTGGCCATCACCGATCCGGTGACCGGCGCCCACAACGCGCGCTTCCTCGATGAAACCCTGCAGAAAGAAATCAGCCGCGCCATAGCCACCGGCCATTGCCTCTCAGTGATCGACCTGAGCATCGATTACGCGGATGAGGTAGCCGACCTCCACGGCAGAGATCAGGTCCAGGGCCTGTTCCGGGATATGACCGAACACCTCTTTGGCGTGATTCGTGCCGGTGACACCCTGTATACCCTGAAAGACTTCGAGTTTTTCCTGATCCTGCCATTTACGCCGGAGGAAGGGGTGAGGGTGATAGCCGAGCGGATTCGCCGGACCATCGCTGAGCACCATTGGCCTGTGGTAGGCAAAGCCACTGTCAGCCTGGGCTGCACCACCCGAGGCAGCGGCGACACCCGAACCGACACACTCCGCAATCGGGCCCACCAGGCCATGGAGGAAGCTCGCAGACGCGGCACGGATTCGGTCTGGTTCAGCCCGGGAGAAACCATCGAAACATGA